The following nucleotide sequence is from Mucilaginibacter sp. cycad4.
TAAGAAAGCTTATCGGGCCGCACTTGATGATAAGGAGCTGATATGGGAAGATGAGCAGGTTGTAACCCTGCTTAATAACCATTTGGAAGGTTTAAAAAAAGCACATGATACTATTAAATCGTTAAGAGATACGGTTAGTGCATGAACATAATTTTGTTATATTGAGCAAATGAGCAATTCAAATCAATCATTTTTTTCGGCATGCCGCATGCCTGATCAATACGCTAAGGCTACCTGCACACAGGATAAGGTAATTTATACGCTTTCGCAGTTAAAGCAGGCAACAGCAGCTGATATAGCATGGAAGTTAAGAGAGTATGAGCCTGCAGTAAATAGCTTTACACACGAAAAAAACACAATTGAAGTGCTTGATTATTTGTTTGCCCGCGGCATGGTAAAGATAACCAAACAAAATGGCGAGTTAAACTACAACCTGGTTAATGCTTAACCGGGTTGTAGTTTAATATTTTTTATTTACATACCAGGTGCAAGCGGTTTTGCCGAAACTATGCTATCAACCATAAAAACGCTTACTCCCCGCCATGGCAGCGTATGCAGGTATTCTTTATAGTGAAGTTCTAAAAATGAACCGGCATTACTGCTTAGTTGCTTAGCTACCTTTTCATCGGTTACCGAAAACATAAATTCATTTGAGCCAATTGTGCCCCCTGTTACCTGCGTGCGGATGCCGCTTTGAATTAACCGGCCTTCATAGGTTTTAAAAACATACCCTTTTTTTACAAAATAGTTCATGGTGCCGGCCTTGGTTCCCTCGCCAAAAACAAAATAGTAGCGATAATAAAAAAAGCCTGCCACAATTAACAGCAATATAAAGGCGATTATAAATTTTGTTTTTGCTTTCATCAGAGATAGTTATTTGTTAACTAATCTACAAAAACTTAAGAGCTAAGCAAATATTTTGTGGCTCACAAAGAGAATCATAATAAGAGCCCTTTTTTCGCCTCCATTAGGAATATCAAAACCTTCAATAAATGAAATGGTATTTTAACTAAATTTACTTACCAGCTAACATCACAATACAGGTCATGATACGGGAACAACAGCATACACTACCCGATGAAATTTTCAAGGTCATTTTTGAAAATTCGCCTGGCTCTTTATTGGTTAAAGCTGATGCTCCCTGGTTCACCATCATGGCGGCGAGTGACGGCTATCTCAAAATCACCTCATCCGTTCGTGAAAATATTTTAGGCAGAAGCTTCTTCGAGGTTTTTCCGGATGGTAACAGCAATCCGGATGACGTTGCCAGCGCCCGTCATGTATTTACTAAAGTTGCCGAGACGGGCCTTAAGGTTGATATTCCCTACTATAAGTATAATGTTTACAACGCCAATACCCAAACTTACGACGTTCGTTTTTGGTCATGCAGTAATATTCCATTTTCCTGCGGAAATAAGGTAGCCTATATTTTGAACGTTGTGGTTGATATAACAGCCGAAGTGAACGCCAGGCAGGCTGCTATGGAAAGTGAGAACCGCCTGCGCCTTGCTGCTGAAGCTACTGGTTTTGCCACTTTTGACTGGGACCTGAACGATGAGAAACGCTACTGTTCCCCCCAACTTGCTGAGCTGCTCGGATACCCGGCCGATACTGCTTTAACCTCTACCGACGTATTTAACATGATACATCCTGACGATAAAGCAACTGTGGTAAACGCCTTTAACGAAGCTTTTAAAACCGGGATTTACTGTTATGATGTGCGGATCATCTGGCCCGACAGCTCTTTACACTGGATAAGCATCAGGGGAAAGCAAATACCAGGCGAAGGGAAAAACTGCGCGCGTATTTTAGGAACAGTACTTGATATTACAGAAAGTAAAAGTGATGAGATCAGGAAAAACGACTTTATAGCGATGGCCAGCCATGAACTTAAAACACCGCTTACATCAATCAAATCTTATATTCAAATACTGGCGAAAAAACTTGTTAACACCGATGATAGTTTTGTAATAAATGCGCTGAGTAAAGCCAATTTGCAAATTAATAAAATGACCGACCTGATCC
It contains:
- a CDS encoding ATP-binding protein, giving the protein MIREQQHTLPDEIFKVIFENSPGSLLVKADAPWFTIMAASDGYLKITSSVRENILGRSFFEVFPDGNSNPDDVASARHVFTKVAETGLKVDIPYYKYNVYNANTQTYDVRFWSCSNIPFSCGNKVAYILNVVVDITAEVNARQAAMESENRLRLAAEATGFATFDWDLNDEKRYCSPQLAELLGYPADTALTSTDVFNMIHPDDKATVVNAFNEAFKTGIYCYDVRIIWPDSSLHWISIRGKQIPGEGKNCARILGTVLDITESKSDEIRKNDFIAMASHELKTPLTSIKSYIQILAKKLVNTDDSFVINALSKANLQINKMTDLIHGFLDLSRLESGKLPVKPEQFDINELISDTVTEFTQALNSHIINFDSHGVLNVYADRDKIGQVISNFLSNATKYSPRGSTITIMSKTTDCDISVSVTDLGVGIKLKDQKKLFQRFYRVDSDKTMTVSGFGIGLYLSSEIIQRHNGKIGVESTEGEGSTFYFSLPVSPPL